Proteins encoded within one genomic window of Verrucomicrobiota bacterium:
- a CDS encoding phosphatidylglycerophosphatase A: protein MTPNSHWLLRKIRMQRGAELAKPPAIEDQQNVAVQPLLLNASGGQAVLLWIAQGFGAGRLPKAPGTFGAMVGVGWTLLLFAFSSWWIYLTATIAGIFFSVWICGWAEKRLNQKDPPSVVMDEIIALPVCLLPLAWHHGCSQGVLCSPAVFQRSDWLAVALAFGLFRLFDILKPFPVWQSQSLPGGWGVTVDDVLAGGYTALVLTGIGYFFR, encoded by the coding sequence ATGACTCCTAATTCCCATTGGCTCCTGCGGAAGATTAGAATGCAGCGGGGAGCGGAGTTGGCAAAACCGCCTGCAATTGAAGATCAACAAAACGTAGCCGTTCAACCGTTGCTCCTGAACGCTTCCGGGGGACAGGCCGTTCTTCTGTGGATTGCCCAGGGTTTTGGCGCCGGACGCCTGCCCAAAGCGCCGGGAACGTTTGGGGCCATGGTGGGCGTTGGCTGGACGTTGCTCCTCTTTGCATTTTCCAGTTGGTGGATTTACCTGACGGCAACCATTGCCGGCATTTTTTTTAGCGTGTGGATTTGCGGGTGGGCGGAAAAGCGGTTGAACCAGAAAGACCCGCCATCGGTGGTGATGGATGAAATCATTGCCTTACCGGTCTGTCTCCTTCCGCTGGCGTGGCACCATGGATGTTCCCAAGGCGTGCTGTGTTCACCGGCAGTGTTCCAAAGATCAGACTGGCTGGCGGTGGCCCTGGCGTTTGGCTTGTTCCGGCTGTTCGACATCCTCAAGCCATTTCCGGTGTGGCAAAGCCAATCCCTGCCCGGTGGTTGGGGTGTGACGGTGGATGACGTGCTGGCGGGCGGGTACACCGCGCTGGTATTGACCGGTATTGGCTATTTTTTCAGGTAA
- the pgsA gene encoding CDP-diacylglycerol--glycerol-3-phosphate 3-phosphatidyltransferase, with protein MNLPNKLTVSRLVITVIFLMVMFARFPGHQTVGLVLFCLGGITDHLDGRIARKYKLITNFGKLMDPLADKLLTCSAFITFVDLDQMPAWMVVVIVARELSITGLRTLAASKNIILAAEGFGKHKTISQIVCIISILFLLSYPQWGATGQAIFGYNLFGGGPWLAWFTEASKWVAVALTIISGALYLWRNREVYLNDV; from the coding sequence ATGAATTTACCGAATAAATTGACCGTCTCGCGCCTCGTGATTACCGTGATATTTCTCATGGTCATGTTTGCGCGTTTTCCCGGTCATCAAACGGTGGGGCTGGTGTTATTCTGTTTGGGCGGTATCACGGACCATCTGGATGGCCGTATTGCCCGCAAATACAAGCTCATCACCAATTTTGGCAAGTTGATGGACCCGCTGGCGGACAAATTGCTGACCTGCTCGGCTTTCATCACCTTCGTGGATCTCGATCAGATGCCAGCGTGGATGGTGGTGGTGATCGTGGCCCGGGAACTTTCCATCACCGGCTTGCGCACTCTGGCCGCTTCAAAAAATATCATTTTGGCCGCTGAGGGATTTGGAAAACATAAGACGATTTCCCAAATCGTATGTATTATTTCGATCCTGTTTTTGTTGAGTTATCCGCAATGGGGCGCGACCGGCCAGGCCATTTTTGGTTATAACCTGTTTGGCGGTGGGCCGTGGCTCGCTTGGTTCACCGAAGCCAGCAAATGGGTGGCGGTGGCGCTAACCATTATCTCTGGCGCCCTGTATTTGTGGCGCAACCGGGAAGTGTACTTGAACGACGTGTGA